A region of the Agrobacterium sp. RAC06 genome:
TATGAGCGGATCTACTGGATTGCCGGCGGTCTGCCCAAGGAAGGCGGCATCGCAAGCCTCGCACCACTCTTCCCGCGCATCGTGAAGGCCTATCTGATCGGCGAGGCTGCTTCCGCCTTTGCGGCACAGCTCGGCGACCGCGTGGCCTACGAGATCTCGGACCACCTCGAGCGCGCCGTGGCGCATGCCGCTGATGATGCCGATCGGGATGGCGAAGCTTCGGCCGTGATGCTCTCACCGGCTTGCGCAAGCTTCGACCAGTACAAGAATTTCGAGGTCCGCGGCGACGCCTTTGTTTCGCATGTCGCAGATCTGGACGGAGTGACGATGCTGATCGACCTGCCGACAGGAGGCAAATGAGATGGTAAGCCGCGTAGAGAGAGGACCTGTCGCAGACTGGTTCTGGACGATCGACCGTCTGTTCCTGATCACCTTCGTTCTCCTGATGGGGATCGGGTTGATGCTCTCTTTCGCAGCCTCGCCGGCGGTTGCCGAACGTCTCAATCTCGACAGCTTCCACTTCGTCAAGCGTCATGCCTTTTTCATGCTGCCGGCACTCGGGGTGATGATCGGACTGTCCTTCCTGTCGCCACGACAGGTCAGGCGGATGGCCATGCTGATCCTTGCGGCCTCGCTCATCATGATGGTGCTGGTGCTTTTCATCGGTCTCGAGGTCAAGGGCGGCCGCCGCTGGCTGTCTTTGGGCTCCATGTCGATCCAGCCGTCGGAATTCATGAAGCCGGCCTTTGTCGTGATCTGCGCCTGGTTGTTTGCCGAACATGCGCGCCAGCCTGAGATCCCGGGCAATCTCTTTGCCATTCTGCTCTTCGGAATTGCCGCAGCCCTCCTGATCGCCCAGCCTGACCTCGGGCAGACCATCCTGATTGGCAGCGTATGGGGGGCGATGTTCTTCATGGCCGGCATGCCCTGGCTCTGGATCGTCGTGCTCGGCGTACTCGGCGGTGCAGGCTTCTTCGGGGCCTATCTGACGCTGCCGCACGTCGCCGGACGAATAGACCGGTTTCTGACCGGCGAGGGCGATACCTTCCAGGTCGATACCGCCCGCGAAGCGATCATTCGTGGCGACTGGTTTGGCCAGGGGCCGGGCGAGGGTATCGTCAAGCGCATCATTCCCGACAGCCATACCGACTTCATCTTCTCGGTCGCTGCGGAAGAATTCGGCATCGTCTTCTGCATGGCGCTGGTCGCGATCTTCGCCTTTCTTGTTCTGCGCGGCCTCAGCCATGCCTACAAGGAGCGCAACGACTTCAACCGTCTCGCCGTGTCCGGTCTCGTTCTGCTCCTCGGCGTCCAGTCGATGATCAATATCGGCGTCAATCTCGAACTTCTGCCGGCCAAGGGCATGACGCTGCCGCTCATCTCCTATGGCGGATCGTCGATGACGGCGATCTGTGTCACGGCCGGCTTCATCCTGGCGCTGACCCGCCGCCGTCCGGAAAAGCGCGCCCAGGAGCGCAGCCTGTTCCGTTCGGTCGCGGGCGTGCCTGCGGAGTAAAGCGTAATGACCAAGGGTATCGTCTTTCTCGCCGCCGGGGGAACCGGCGGCCATCTCTTTCCGGCCGAAGCGCTGGCGCATGAATTGAAGGCGCGCGGCTATGGCGTGCATCTGGTGACCGACCGGCGTGCCGAACGTTACGCCGGAAGCTTCCCGGCCGATGAGATCCACACCGTTTCGTCTGCGACGATCGCTTCGAAGAACCCGGTCGCCGTGGTCAAGGCGTTTCTCTCGCTGTGGCGCGGTTATCGCGAGGCGCGAGCTCTGGTGTCACGCCTGAAGCCGAAGGCCGTTATCGGCTTCGGCGGATACCCGACCGTGCCGCCACTTTTCGCGGCCTCCGGTCTCGGCGTTCCGACGGCGGTGCATGAGCAGAATGCCGTGATGGGACGGGCAAACAAGCTGCTTGCCTCGCGAGTGCGGGCGATCGCTGGTGGTTTTCTGTCACCTGACGGCGAACACAAGGCCAAGATGGTGCTGACCGGCAATCCGGTACGCCCGGCCGTCATCGGGGCCGCCGCCCAGCCCTATGTCGCGTCCGGCGCCGGCGAAACCTTCAACCTCGTGGTCTTCGGTGGAAGCCAGGGCGCGCAGTTCTTCTCCGACGCTATTCCGGGCGCCATCCGGCTTCTCCCCGACGCGCTGCGTCAGCGCCTCGTGGTGACCCAGCAGGCCAGGCCCGAAGACCGCCAGAAGGTCATCGATAGCTATGCGACGCTTGGCATTCGCGCTGATGTCGCGCCCTTTTTCACCGACATGGCGGAGCGTATGGCGACGGCCCATCTCGTGATCTGCCGCTCTGGCGCGTCTACGGTCTCCGAACTCGCGGTGATCGGTCGCCCGAGCGTGCTTGTTCCCTATCCGCATGCACTCGACCACGACCAGGCGGCGAATGCCGCAGCACTCGCGGCGCAGGGCGGCGCGCAGGTGATCGCCCAGTCGGCGCTTTCTGCCGAGCGCATTGCTGACCTTCTGACGACGGCGATGGAGGGCCCGGAGCGGCTCGCAACCATGGCGGCGGCCGCGAAAAGCACGGGCAAGCCCGACGCTGCCGGCTTGCTCGCAGACCTCGTAGAGGCTATTGCCGCCGGCAAGGGCATTGCCCAGTCGAAGGGAGCCACACAATGAAAATGCCGAAAACCATCGGCCTCGTCCATTTCATCGGGATCGGCGGCATCGGGATGAGCGGGATTGCCGAGGTGCTGCACAATCTCGGACACAAGGTGCAAGGGTCTGACCAGGCCGAGAGCGCCAATGTTCAGCGTCTCCGCGCCAAGGGCATCGAAGTCTTTGTCGGCCACAAGGCCGAGAACCTCGGTGATGCCGAAGTCGTCGTCGTCTCGACCGCGATCAAGAAGAACAATCCGGAACTGATTGCCGCCCGCGAGAAGCTCTTGCCGATTGTCCGGCGTGCCGAAATGCTCGCCGAGCTCATGCGCTTCCGCAACGCGATCGCAATCGGCGGCACGCATGGCAAGACGACGACGACCTCGATGGTTGCCGCTCTCTTGGAAGCTGGCAATCTCGACCCGACCGTCATCAATGGCGGCATCATCAATGCCTATGGCACCAATGCCCGCATGGGTGAGGGTGAGTGGATGGTGGTCGAGGCTGATGAGTCCGACGGTACCTTCCTGAAGCTTCCGGCCGATGTCGCTGTTGTCACCAATATCGACCCTGAACATCTCGACCATTACGGCACCTTCGACAATGCGCGGGCGGCTTTCCGCCAGTTTGTCGAGAACGTCCCGTTCTATGGCTTCGGGGTGATGTGCCTCGACCATCCGGAAGTTCAGGCGCTGGTGAGCAAGATCGAGGACCGCAAGGTCATCACTTATGGCGAGAACCCGCAGGCCGATGTGCGGTTCTCGAATGTGCGCCTCGATGGCATCCGTTCTATCTTCGATGTGGAGATCCGCCGTCGTCGTACCGGCCGGGTTTTCAATTTCAAGGATCTGGTGCTGCCAATGCCGGGCCGGCACAATATCTCCAATGCCTGCGCCGCAATTGCTGTCGCGAACCGGCTCGACATTTCGGAAGAGAGTATTCGCAAGGGACTTGCCGGCTTCGGCGGCGTCAAGCGGCGCTTCACGCTGACGGGCGTATCGAATGGCGTGCAGGTGTTCGACGATTACGGCCACCACCCGGTGGAGATCAAGGCGGTGCTCAGAGCGGCCCGCGAAGCCTGCCAGGGACGGATCATTGCGGTGCATCAGCCGCATCGCTATTCGCGCCTTGCCAGCCTCTTCGATGATTTCGCCAACTGCTTCAACGATGCCGACACGATCTTTCTCTCGCCGGTCTATGCGGCCGGTGAGGATCCGATTGAGGGTATCGATTCAGAAACGCTGGTATCGCGCATCAAGTCAGGCGGTCATCGCGACGCGCGTTACTTGGCCGCGCCGGATCAGCTCGCCTCTCTCGTTGCAGGCATTGCACAACCGGGTGATTTCGTGGTCCTGTTGGGGGCCGGCAACATTACCCAGTGGGCTGCTGCCTTGCCGACGGAACTAGATGCAATTGCGGGAAAGTCTTGAATGAAACAGGTGGATGGGGAAAAGCTTCTGGCGTCGCTCGGCCCGGGGGTCAACGATCTCAAGGGGCGGTTGACGCCTGATGCGCCAATGGACCGGGTGACCTGGTTCCAGGCCGGTGGGCTGGCGGAGCTGATGTTCCAGCCGCATGACGTCGAGGACCTCACCAGTTTCCTGAAGCTTTTGCCCGAAGAGGTGCCGCTGACCGTAATCGGCGTCGGATCGAACCTTTTGGTGCGCGACGGGGGCATTCCCGGTGTCGTCATTCGTCTGTCCGCCAAGGGGTTCGGACAGGTGGAGCTTGCCGGCGAGAACCGCATCCGTGCCGGAGCGATCTGCCCGGACAAGCACATCGCCGCCATGGCGATGGACAACAATATCGGCGGATTCCACTTCTACTACGGTATTCCCGGTTCGATCGGCGGCGCGATCCGCATGAATGCGGGCGCCAATGGCGGTGACACGGCCGGCCGGTTGATGGAGGTCGAGGCCGTCGATCGCAAGGGCAATGTGCATGTGCTGTCGAATGCCGACATGGGCTACAGCTATCGCCATTCGGCCGCGTCCGAAGGCCTGATCTTTACCAGCGCGCTCTTCGAAGGCTATCCGGAAGAGAAGGCGAAGATCCGCGCAGACATGGATGCGGTTCGTCACCATCGCGAGACGGTACAGCCGGTCAAGGAAAAGACCGGTGGCTCGACGTTCAAGAACCCCGAGGGCCATTCG
Encoded here:
- the ftsW gene encoding putative lipid II flippase FtsW produces the protein MVSRVERGPVADWFWTIDRLFLITFVLLMGIGLMLSFAASPAVAERLNLDSFHFVKRHAFFMLPALGVMIGLSFLSPRQVRRMAMLILAASLIMMVLVLFIGLEVKGGRRWLSLGSMSIQPSEFMKPAFVVICAWLFAEHARQPEIPGNLFAILLFGIAAALLIAQPDLGQTILIGSVWGAMFFMAGMPWLWIVVLGVLGGAGFFGAYLTLPHVAGRIDRFLTGEGDTFQVDTAREAIIRGDWFGQGPGEGIVKRIIPDSHTDFIFSVAAEEFGIVFCMALVAIFAFLVLRGLSHAYKERNDFNRLAVSGLVLLLGVQSMINIGVNLELLPAKGMTLPLISYGGSSMTAICVTAGFILALTRRRPEKRAQERSLFRSVAGVPAE
- the murC gene encoding UDP-N-acetylmuramate--L-alanine ligase: MKMPKTIGLVHFIGIGGIGMSGIAEVLHNLGHKVQGSDQAESANVQRLRAKGIEVFVGHKAENLGDAEVVVVSTAIKKNNPELIAAREKLLPIVRRAEMLAELMRFRNAIAIGGTHGKTTTTSMVAALLEAGNLDPTVINGGIINAYGTNARMGEGEWMVVEADESDGTFLKLPADVAVVTNIDPEHLDHYGTFDNARAAFRQFVENVPFYGFGVMCLDHPEVQALVSKIEDRKVITYGENPQADVRFSNVRLDGIRSIFDVEIRRRRTGRVFNFKDLVLPMPGRHNISNACAAIAVANRLDISEESIRKGLAGFGGVKRRFTLTGVSNGVQVFDDYGHHPVEIKAVLRAAREACQGRIIAVHQPHRYSRLASLFDDFANCFNDADTIFLSPVYAAGEDPIEGIDSETLVSRIKSGGHRDARYLAAPDQLASLVAGIAQPGDFVVLLGAGNITQWAAALPTELDAIAGKS
- the murB gene encoding UDP-N-acetylmuramate dehydrogenase, yielding MKQVDGEKLLASLGPGVNDLKGRLTPDAPMDRVTWFQAGGLAELMFQPHDVEDLTSFLKLLPEEVPLTVIGVGSNLLVRDGGIPGVVIRLSAKGFGQVELAGENRIRAGAICPDKHIAAMAMDNNIGGFHFYYGIPGSIGGAIRMNAGANGGDTAGRLMEVEAVDRKGNVHVLSNADMGYSYRHSAASEGLIFTSALFEGYPEEKAKIRADMDAVRHHRETVQPVKEKTGGSTFKNPEGHSAWELIDEAGCRGLMIGGAQMSSLHCNFMINVGHATGYDLEYLGETVRQRVFETSGIKLEWEIKRLGIFMPGREVKPFMGVAEA
- the murG gene encoding undecaprenyldiphospho-muramoylpentapeptide beta-N-acetylglucosaminyltransferase, which encodes MTKGIVFLAAGGTGGHLFPAEALAHELKARGYGVHLVTDRRAERYAGSFPADEIHTVSSATIASKNPVAVVKAFLSLWRGYREARALVSRLKPKAVIGFGGYPTVPPLFAASGLGVPTAVHEQNAVMGRANKLLASRVRAIAGGFLSPDGEHKAKMVLTGNPVRPAVIGAAAQPYVASGAGETFNLVVFGGSQGAQFFSDAIPGAIRLLPDALRQRLVVTQQARPEDRQKVIDSYATLGIRADVAPFFTDMAERMATAHLVICRSGASTVSELAVIGRPSVLVPYPHALDHDQAANAAALAAQGGAQVIAQSALSAERIADLLTTAMEGPERLATMAAAAKSTGKPDAAGLLADLVEAIAAGKGIAQSKGATQ